A genome region from Chryseobacterium sp. G0186 includes the following:
- a CDS encoding helix-turn-helix transcriptional regulator has product MQKEKLRAIRKQKGYTQQQVADFIATDVSNYSRKESGDVKIISDEWDKIARFLQVPLEEIYEDETAAVVVNYDHPVFNDKSISAGAITNQNNYDNIPGSVIENLQGYITLLKEENDRLKEELKGLPRGKK; this is encoded by the coding sequence ATGCAAAAAGAAAAATTACGTGCTATCAGAAAGCAAAAAGGCTATACACAGCAGCAGGTAGCTGACTTTATCGCAACAGATGTATCCAACTACAGCAGAAAAGAAAGTGGTGATGTAAAGATTATCTCTGATGAATGGGACAAAATTGCCCGTTTTTTACAAGTTCCGTTAGAGGAAATTTATGAAGATGAGACAGCTGCAGTAGTTGTTAATTATGACCATCCTGTATTTAATGATAAATCTATTTCTGCAGGAGCAATTACTAACCAGAATAATTATGATAATATCCCAGGATCTGTTATTGAAAACTTACAGGGATACATTACTTTACTAAAGGAAGAAAACGATAGATTAAAGGAGGAATTAAAAGGCCTTCCAAGAGGTAAAAAATAA
- a CDS encoding RNA polymerase sigma factor, whose protein sequence is MKRTHSLPRMLNDNQLYELLKKGNPISLEHIYLRYKRLLFWLGKQMLDDDFVVETLVQDTFLKLWLHRDSIETPNHILGFLRFVLKRDCMSYFTAPKNKFERLTASLESFENYQDYLIGFDPQNDKENLLNQESEQKKFNEVKKVVNILDPKRKHLIELCLEYGFQYKPIAEAMGSSVTGISNEVSRAINDLRKILNRSSLEHPPEKAFGNKEQTEKLSSQQLDIINRRFEQKSSFALIALELKLSEKEVHQEFLYAYQYLQNRNNSEIIT, encoded by the coding sequence ATGAAAAGAACACACTCTTTGCCTCGTATGTTGAATGATAACCAGCTATATGAGTTGCTGAAAAAAGGTAATCCGATCTCTTTGGAACATATTTATTTACGATACAAAAGACTTCTTTTCTGGCTCGGAAAACAAATGCTTGATGATGATTTTGTAGTAGAAACGCTTGTTCAGGATACTTTTCTCAAACTTTGGCTACATCGTGATTCCATTGAAACTCCGAATCATATTCTTGGCTTTTTACGGTTTGTTTTGAAAAGAGACTGTATGTCGTATTTTACTGCTCCGAAAAATAAATTCGAACGCTTAACGGCATCACTTGAAAGTTTTGAGAACTATCAGGATTATCTTATAGGTTTTGATCCCCAGAATGATAAAGAGAATCTTCTGAATCAGGAATCTGAACAAAAGAAATTTAATGAAGTTAAAAAGGTTGTAAACATACTCGATCCCAAAAGAAAACACCTTATTGAACTTTGTCTTGAATATGGTTTTCAATACAAACCGATCGCAGAAGCAATGGGAAGTAGTGTGACAGGCATCAGCAATGAGGTGAGCAGAGCTATAAATGATCTTCGGAAAATTCTTAATAGAAGTTCTTTAGAACATCCACCGGAAAAAGCTTTCGGTAACAAAGAGCAAACTGAAAAACTCAGTAGTCAGCAACTCGACATTATAAATAGAAGATTTGAACAGAAATCTTCTTTTGCTCTCATTGCACTAGAACTGAAACTTTCTGAAAAAGAAGTTCACCAGGAGTTTCTTTATGCTTATCAATATTTACAGAATCGAAACAACTCTGAAATAATTACTTGA
- the arfB gene encoding alternative ribosome rescue aminoacyl-tRNA hydrolase ArfB produces MKDFSKELNFKTSRSSGAGGQNVNKVETAVTVLWKVAASDFFNDDEKTLILDKLKNRINADGFLFLTVSESRTQLMNKNKAIEKITEIVNKSLILPKKRTATKPSRGQKQKRLDTKKKLSDKKESRRFKF; encoded by the coding sequence ATGAAAGACTTTTCAAAGGAACTCAACTTCAAAACTTCCCGAAGCAGCGGGGCAGGAGGGCAGAATGTCAATAAAGTGGAGACTGCTGTTACTGTTCTTTGGAAAGTTGCAGCATCTGATTTTTTTAATGATGATGAAAAAACATTGATTTTAGATAAGCTAAAAAACAGAATCAATGCAGATGGGTTTTTATTTCTAACGGTTTCAGAAAGCAGAACCCAGTTGATGAATAAAAATAAAGCTATTGAAAAAATTACTGAGATTGTCAATAAATCTTTAATTCTCCCCAAGAAAAGAACAGCTACAAAACCATCAAGAGGACAAAAGCAAAAACGCTTGGATACCAAGAAGAAACTTTCAGATAAAAAAGAAAGCAGACGTTTTAAATTTTAG
- the htpG gene encoding molecular chaperone HtpG, with protein sequence MTKGNINVSVENIFPLIKKFLYSDHEIFLRELISNATDATLKLKHLASIGEAKVEYGNPKLEVKIDKEQKTLRIIDQGIGMTAEEVEKYINQVAFSGAEEFLEKYKDTAKDSGIIGHFGLGFYSAFMVAEKVEILTKSYKDEPAVRWICDGSPEFTLEETTEKTERGTEIILHIAEDSVEFLEEAKIRELLLKYNKFMPVPIKFGTKTHTLPLPEDAPEDAVAETEEVDNIINNPVPAWTIAPSELTNEDYMKFYHELYPMQFEEPLFNIHLNVDYPFNLTGVLFFPKLSNNLNIDKDKIQLYQNQVFVTDEVKGIVPDFLMLLRGVIDSPDIPLNVSRSYLQADGAVKKISSYITKKVADKMVSLINENREDYEQKWNDIKVVIEYGIITEEKFAEKADKFTLYPTTDGKYFLWNELVEKITPSQTDKDNKLVILYATNADEQHSYIQSAKDKGYEVLLLDSPVVSHVIQKLETSKGNISFARVDADHINNLIKKDEPIISKLNETEKESLKKNVEEAVKDSKFTVQLEDLDSNDAPFTITQPEFMRRMKEMQATGGGGMFGMGGFPEMYNLVVNSNSELSNQILKTENTEEKENLIKYALDLAKLSQNLLKGKDLTDFIQRSYKQLEK encoded by the coding sequence ATGACTAAAGGAAATATTAATGTATCTGTGGAAAATATTTTCCCACTTATTAAAAAATTTCTTTACAGTGACCACGAAATATTCTTAAGAGAATTAATCTCCAACGCCACTGATGCTACTTTAAAATTAAAGCATTTAGCAAGCATCGGGGAAGCAAAGGTTGAATACGGAAATCCGAAACTTGAAGTTAAAATTGATAAAGAACAGAAAACTTTACGCATCATTGATCAAGGTATCGGGATGACTGCTGAAGAAGTAGAAAAATACATCAATCAGGTCGCTTTTTCCGGGGCTGAGGAGTTTTTGGAAAAGTATAAGGATACCGCAAAGGATTCAGGAATCATCGGACACTTCGGACTTGGGTTCTACTCTGCATTTATGGTGGCTGAAAAAGTGGAAATCCTTACTAAATCCTATAAAGATGAACCTGCTGTAAGATGGATCTGTGACGGAAGCCCGGAGTTTACTCTTGAAGAAACTACTGAGAAAACAGAAAGAGGAACGGAAATCATCCTTCACATTGCAGAGGATTCTGTAGAGTTTTTAGAAGAAGCTAAAATCCGTGAATTATTATTAAAGTATAACAAATTCATGCCTGTTCCTATTAAATTCGGAACAAAAACACATACCCTTCCTTTACCGGAAGACGCTCCGGAAGATGCTGTTGCTGAAACTGAAGAAGTGGACAACATCATCAACAATCCCGTACCTGCCTGGACGATTGCTCCAAGTGAACTGACGAATGAGGATTACATGAAGTTCTACCACGAACTCTATCCTATGCAGTTTGAAGAGCCTTTATTCAACATTCACCTGAATGTAGACTATCCTTTCAATCTTACCGGAGTTTTATTCTTCCCTAAACTAAGCAACAACCTAAATATTGATAAGGATAAAATCCAGTTATATCAAAATCAGGTATTTGTAACGGATGAAGTAAAGGGTATCGTTCCTGATTTCCTAATGCTTCTGAGAGGAGTCATTGATTCTCCGGATATTCCATTGAATGTATCTCGTTCTTATCTTCAGGCAGACGGTGCCGTAAAGAAAATTTCTTCTTATATCACTAAAAAAGTAGCGGATAAAATGGTTTCTCTAATCAACGAAAACCGTGAAGATTATGAGCAAAAATGGAATGACATTAAGGTAGTTATCGAATACGGAATCATCACTGAGGAGAAATTTGCTGAAAAAGCAGATAAATTCACCCTATATCCTACAACGGATGGTAAGTACTTCCTTTGGAATGAATTGGTTGAAAAAATTACCCCATCACAAACTGATAAAGACAACAAGCTGGTTATTTTATATGCAACCAATGCAGATGAACAACACAGCTACATCCAATCTGCAAAGGATAAAGGTTATGAGGTTCTTCTATTAGATTCTCCTGTCGTGTCGCACGTTATTCAGAAATTGGAAACGTCAAAAGGCAACATTTCATTTGCAAGAGTAGATGCTGATCATATCAACAACCTGATTAAAAAAGATGAACCTATCATTTCAAAATTAAACGAAACTGAAAAGGAATCTTTAAAGAAAAATGTAGAAGAAGCTGTTAAGGATTCTAAATTTACAGTACAGCTTGAAGATCTTGACAGCAATGATGCTCCGTTTACCATTACACAACCTGAATTCATGAGAAGAATGAAGGAAATGCAGGCAACAGGCGGTGGCGGTATGTTTGGAATGGGTGGTTTCCCGGAAATGTATAATCTGGTAGTGAACTCTAACAGCGAGCTTTCTAACCAAATCTTAAAAACAGAGAATACTGAGGAAAAGGAAAACCTGATTAAATATGCTCTGGATCTTGCTAAATTATCTCAAAATCTACTGAAAGGAAAAGACCTGACAGATTTTATACAGAGAAGTTATAAGCAACTTGAAAAATAA
- a CDS encoding deoxyhypusine synthase family protein: MSKPITEFIEKYYLHFNAAALVDASKGYVAHLKDGGKMMITLAGAMSTAELGKILAEMIRQGKVDFISCTGANLEEDLMNLVAHSHYERVPHYRDLTAQDEWDLLERGLNRVTDTCIPEEEAFRRLQKHIVEIWKDAEAKGERYFPHEFMYKMILSGVLEQYYEIPRENSWMIAAAEANLPIVVPGWEDSTMGNIFASYCIKGELTATTMKSGIEYMTYLADWYTKNSAGKGVGFFQIGGGIAGDFPICVVPMLYQDMEMHDIPFWSYFCQISDSTTSYGSYSGAVPNEKITWGKLDITTPKFIVESDATICAPLMFSYILENA, translated from the coding sequence ATGAGCAAACCGATAACTGAATTCATAGAAAAGTATTACCTGCACTTCAACGCAGCTGCATTGGTGGATGCTTCTAAAGGATATGTTGCACATCTTAAAGATGGTGGGAAAATGATGATTACTTTGGCAGGAGCAATGTCTACTGCTGAACTAGGAAAGATTCTTGCTGAAATGATCCGTCAGGGAAAAGTAGATTTTATCTCTTGTACAGGTGCCAATCTTGAAGAAGATTTAATGAACCTTGTAGCACACTCTCACTATGAAAGAGTTCCTCATTACAGAGATTTGACTGCTCAGGATGAATGGGATCTTTTAGAAAGAGGTTTGAACAGAGTTACAGATACTTGTATTCCTGAAGAAGAAGCTTTCAGAAGATTACAAAAACATATCGTAGAGATCTGGAAAGATGCTGAAGCTAAAGGAGAAAGATATTTCCCTCACGAATTCATGTACAAAATGATCCTTTCAGGGGTATTGGAGCAGTATTATGAAATTCCTAGAGAAAACTCTTGGATGATTGCTGCTGCAGAAGCCAACTTACCAATCGTAGTACCAGGATGGGAAGATTCTACAATGGGTAACATCTTCGCTTCTTACTGTATCAAAGGAGAGCTTACAGCTACTACAATGAAGTCAGGTATTGAATATATGACTTACCTTGCTGACTGGTATACTAAAAACTCAGCTGGAAAAGGAGTTGGATTCTTCCAGATTGGTGGAGGTATCGCCGGAGATTTCCCTATCTGCGTAGTGCCAATGTTGTATCAGGATATGGAAATGCATGACATTCCTTTCTGGTCTTACTTCTGTCAGATTTCTGATTCTACAACATCTTACGGTTCTTATTCCGGAGCAGTTCCAAATGAGAAAATTACTTGGGGTAAATTGGATATCACTACACCGAAGTTTATCGTTGAAAGTGATGCAACCATCTGTGCACCATTGATGTTCTCTTACATTCTTGAAAATGCTTAA
- a CDS encoding DUF6922 domain-containing protein: MGLKRKVLPKIHPKFFWDTNFRKLDWEKAYIPIISRILERGGQNEIDEIIKYYGREKIVETILKEIHFLPNYAIDRAMDFFPELKKEDMHCYINRKDKPYHWI; this comes from the coding sequence ATGGGATTAAAGAGAAAAGTCTTGCCAAAAATACATCCAAAATTCTTTTGGGATACCAACTTTAGGAAACTTGATTGGGAGAAAGCATATATCCCTATTATTTCTCGAATTCTTGAGAGGGGTGGGCAAAATGAGATCGATGAAATTATAAAATACTACGGTCGAGAAAAAATTGTTGAGACAATCCTGAAAGAAATTCATTTTTTACCTAATTACGCCATTGACCGAGCAATGGATTTTTTTCCGGAACTTAAGAAAGAGGATATGCACTGCTATATTAACCGTAAGGATAAACCATATCATTGGATATAG
- the recA gene encoding recombinase RecA yields the protein MSNIDDKKKALALVLDKLDKTYGKGTVMTLGDDAIDQTIEVIPSGSLGLDIALGIGGYPKGRIIEIYGPESSGKTTLTLHAIAEAQKAGGIAAFIDAEHAFDRVYASKLGIDLENLIISQPDNGEQALEIADNLIRSGAIDIVVIDSVAALTPKAEIEGEMGDSKMGLHARLMSQALRKLTATISRTKCTVIFINQLREKIGVMFGNPETTTGGNALKFYASVRIDIRKASAPIKQGDEAIGSRVKVKIVKNKVAPPFKQAEFDIMYGEGVSKVGEILDTAVDMGIVKKSGSWFSYEESKLGQGRDAVKDVLKDNPELSEELENKIKEELKNK from the coding sequence ATGAGTAACATTGATGATAAGAAAAAAGCACTCGCATTAGTGCTTGACAAGTTAGATAAAACATACGGTAAGGGAACAGTAATGACTTTGGGGGATGATGCCATAGACCAAACAATAGAAGTAATCCCATCCGGATCTTTAGGATTAGACATTGCATTAGGTATAGGTGGATATCCGAAAGGAAGAATCATTGAAATATATGGTCCTGAATCTTCAGGTAAAACAACATTAACTCTTCACGCTATTGCTGAAGCTCAAAAAGCAGGAGGTATTGCTGCTTTCATCGATGCTGAGCACGCTTTTGACAGAGTATATGCTTCAAAGCTGGGAATTGATTTAGAAAACCTGATCATTTCTCAACCGGACAACGGTGAGCAGGCATTAGAAATTGCTGATAACCTGATTCGTTCCGGTGCTATTGATATCGTAGTGATTGACTCTGTAGCGGCTCTTACTCCAAAAGCGGAGATTGAAGGAGAAATGGGAGATTCAAAAATGGGTCTTCATGCAAGATTAATGTCTCAGGCATTAAGAAAATTAACTGCTACTATTTCAAGAACGAAGTGTACAGTAATCTTCATTAACCAGTTAAGAGAAAAAATTGGGGTAATGTTCGGAAACCCTGAAACAACTACCGGTGGTAATGCCCTTAAATTCTATGCTTCTGTAAGAATAGACATCAGAAAGGCCAGTGCACCCATCAAACAAGGTGATGAAGCTATCGGAAGCCGTGTGAAGGTGAAGATTGTGAAAAACAAAGTAGCTCCACCTTTCAAACAGGCTGAATTTGATATCATGTATGGTGAAGGAGTATCTAAAGTAGGAGAAATTCTTGATACTGCTGTAGATATGGGAATTGTAAAGAAAAGCGGTTCTTGGTTCAGCTACGAAGAAAGCAAACTGGGACAAGGGCGTGATGCTGTAAAAGATGTTTTAAAAGATAACCCTGAACTTTCTGAGGAATTGGAAAACAAAATCAAGGAAGAATTGAAAAACAAATAA
- a CDS encoding nucleotidyl transferase AbiEii/AbiGii toxin family protein: MKDKMLKDFILVGGTALALKLGHRLSVDIDLFTTRDFDSSALIHHLQKEYEATNEIVFENTIMTYINDIKVDLLAHKYPVIAMDKISENIRMISNDDIGAMKLHAIFQSGERLKDFVDMYFLLEEKPLQSYLNSYQIKYNGNPYLSARSLIYFDGIRKEYDVSMVHGKENKWKRMQERLKKAVLNPNLKFGNSAEKKVVLKNKGKGVRR, from the coding sequence ATGAAAGATAAAATGCTAAAAGATTTTATTTTGGTAGGCGGTACCGCTTTAGCCTTAAAATTAGGGCATAGATTATCTGTAGATATTGATTTGTTTACTACAAGGGATTTTGACTCAAGCGCCTTAATACACCACTTACAAAAAGAATACGAAGCGACTAACGAAATTGTTTTTGAGAATACCATAATGACTTATATTAATGATATAAAAGTTGATCTTTTAGCTCATAAATATCCTGTCATAGCAATGGATAAAATCTCAGAAAATATAAGAATGATTTCTAATGACGACATTGGTGCTATGAAACTTCATGCAATATTTCAAAGTGGAGAAAGGTTAAAGGATTTTGTAGACATGTATTTTCTTCTCGAAGAAAAACCCTTGCAGTCATATTTAAATAGCTACCAGATAAAATACAACGGAAATCCATATTTATCCGCACGTTCATTGATCTACTTTGATGGAATAAGAAAAGAATATGATGTTTCAATGGTTCACGGAAAAGAGAACAAATGGAAAAGAATGCAGGAAAGACTTAAGAAAGCTGTACTAAATCCTAATCTGAAATTTGGAAATTCAGCTGAAAAAAAAGTTGTTCTAAAAAACAAAGGAAAGGGAGTTAGAAGATAA
- a CDS encoding HdeD family acid-resistance protein produces the protein MANLFQTLTNTVKHWYIPLIFGILFLICGFYVFSVPLATYVTLSIFFSVSFLFSGITEIFFSLQNSKSLQGWGWFLVSGLLTTAIGVYLIANPQISMTVLPFVIGFTLLFRSFQLLGFAFDLKSMKIMSWGNVALASVGGIIFSLLLIFNPVFTGISLVTLTGVSFIFMGIASIMLALDLRKVKKIPGKVSQELRDKIKSIQDEIDELKK, from the coding sequence ATGGCTAATTTATTTCAAACCCTTACTAACACTGTAAAACACTGGTATATTCCGTTGATCTTTGGAATCCTTTTCCTGATATGTGGTTTTTATGTTTTTAGTGTACCGCTGGCAACCTATGTAACCCTTTCTATCTTTTTCAGTGTTTCATTTCTGTTTTCAGGAATCACAGAAATATTTTTTTCCTTGCAGAACAGCAAATCCTTACAGGGATGGGGCTGGTTTCTTGTAAGCGGATTACTGACAACAGCAATAGGAGTGTATCTTATTGCCAACCCACAAATTTCAATGACGGTACTTCCATTCGTTATAGGATTTACTTTACTCTTCCGCTCTTTTCAGTTATTGGGATTTGCATTTGATCTGAAAAGTATGAAGATCATGAGTTGGGGAAACGTAGCCCTTGCCAGTGTAGGAGGAATTATCTTTTCTTTACTTTTAATATTTAATCCTGTGTTTACGGGAATTTCACTGGTTACATTAACGGGTGTTTCCTTTATATTTATGGGAATCGCTTCCATTATGTTAGCGTTAGATCTGAGAAAGGTTAAAAAGATCCCTGGAAAAGTAAGTCAGGAACTTAGAGATAAAATTAAATCCATACAGGATGAGATTGATGAATTGAAAAAATAA
- a CDS encoding alpha/beta hydrolase, whose amino-acid sequence MKPSSIFTLLFLFVALFSKAQSDDRFYQPNKTMKPFEMKISDSVKFPVEENIVTAFIAKPKEKDNKKTIFYFHGAAGNVTTYQFMTKPLVDAGYQVVMIDLRGYGLSTGKPTHRNVAEDGQKFFDELMKRPDIKNTKVYIYGASLGTQVSAHLAKDNASKLSGLILDCPMASFTDIAAHFAPQYRDFILQSMVSPYAAKEDVKSLGKLPLLVVQAKDDKTVPYEQGKLVFDNATGTKFFIESKGDHLEGMINNKEEILKAIDRL is encoded by the coding sequence ATGAAACCAAGCTCAATTTTTACATTACTATTCCTTTTTGTTGCCCTATTTTCAAAAGCACAGTCTGATGATAGATTTTATCAGCCCAATAAAACGATGAAGCCCTTTGAAATGAAAATTTCAGATTCCGTTAAATTTCCGGTGGAAGAAAATATAGTTACTGCTTTCATTGCAAAACCGAAAGAAAAAGACAATAAGAAAACAATCTTCTATTTCCACGGTGCTGCAGGAAATGTCACTACCTATCAGTTTATGACAAAACCTTTAGTAGATGCGGGATATCAGGTTGTAATGATTGATTTAAGAGGGTACGGATTGTCTACAGGAAAACCTACCCACAGAAATGTAGCAGAAGACGGACAAAAATTCTTTGATGAACTGATGAAAAGACCGGATATAAAAAATACTAAAGTATATATCTACGGTGCTTCCCTGGGAACTCAGGTCTCAGCACATCTTGCTAAAGACAATGCCTCTAAGCTGTCAGGATTGATTCTGGATTGTCCAATGGCTTCTTTCACAGATATTGCAGCTCATTTTGCCCCTCAGTACCGAGACTTTATCCTACAATCTATGGTTTCTCCCTATGCGGCCAAAGAGGATGTGAAATCTTTAGGAAAGCTTCCATTGTTGGTAGTTCAGGCTAAGGATGATAAAACAGTGCCTTATGAGCAGGGAAAATTGGTTTTCGATAATGCTACAGGTACTAAATTCTTTATAGAGTCAAAAGGAGATCATCTGGAAGGAATGATTAATAACAAAGAAGAAATTCTAAAAGCAATTGATAGATTATAA
- a CDS encoding MGMT family protein, giving the protein MNEIFKQQVYEVAKLIPKGRVSTYGAIAKAVGYPNHSRHVGKAMGGCPEDVPAHRVISSSGVLSVPEFQSKLESEGIVVDNLRIKNFKKLFWDPLEEI; this is encoded by the coding sequence ATGAATGAAATTTTCAAACAACAGGTGTATGAAGTGGCAAAGCTTATTCCCAAAGGAAGAGTTTCTACCTATGGAGCGATTGCAAAAGCTGTGGGATATCCAAATCATTCCCGCCATGTAGGAAAAGCTATGGGAGGTTGCCCTGAAGATGTTCCTGCCCATAGAGTGATTTCAAGTTCGGGAGTATTATCTGTTCCAGAGTTTCAGTCTAAACTGGAATCTGAGGGTATTGTTGTGGATAATCTTAGAATTAAAAATTTTAAAAAACTGTTTTGGGATCCCCTGGAGGAAATTTAA
- a CDS encoding helix-turn-helix domain-containing protein, producing the protein MEKIIQFETTQFDLDLIEHIKTLRKLKNITKEKLSLLMGVSKTFVGNVESYTQRHKYSTRHITLLANAFDFDNISQLLDFPTPKYDKIKVTIKQTLNESGTKVVHNEVMKIEAL; encoded by the coding sequence ATGGAGAAAATTATTCAATTTGAAACGACTCAATTTGATTTGGATCTAATAGAGCATATCAAAACTTTGAGAAAATTAAAAAATATCACCAAAGAAAAGCTAAGTTTATTAATGGGAGTTTCAAAAACATTTGTTGGAAATGTTGAATCTTATACTCAACGACATAAATATTCCACTAGACATATTACATTGTTGGCAAACGCTTTCGATTTTGATAATATTTCTCAATTATTAGACTTCCCAACTCCCAAGTATGATAAAATAAAAGTTACCATTAAGCAAACTCTGAATGAGAGTGGCACCAAGGTGGTTCATAATGAAGTCATGAAAATAGAAGCGCTCTAA
- a CDS encoding GreA/GreB family elongation factor: MSNHIIVTTGIYDAIKDTLRRKKVSIKEEKRLAEELRKAKQVLRRDLPTDVVTVERKVTLKDHTLDFEHEYIFVPSTKAKLKKNKHSILSDIALAVVGYKVGDIIDWPFRDGDRKIEILNVEAWEG, from the coding sequence ATGTCTAATCATATTATTGTAACTACCGGGATTTATGATGCCATAAAAGATACCCTGAGAAGAAAAAAAGTAAGCATCAAAGAAGAGAAAAGATTAGCAGAGGAACTTAGAAAGGCCAAGCAGGTTCTGAGAAGAGACCTGCCGACAGATGTGGTAACAGTGGAAAGAAAAGTAACCTTGAAAGATCATACACTTGATTTTGAACATGAGTATATTTTTGTGCCGTCTACCAAAGCAAAGCTGAAAAAAAATAAACACTCAATTCTTTCCGATATAGCCCTTGCAGTAGTTGGATATAAAGTAGGAGATATAATAGACTGGCCTTTCAGGGATGGAGATAGAAAAATTGAAATTCTAAATGTAGAAGCCTGGGAGGGCTAA
- a CDS encoding AMP-binding protein: MLIDFNNLNINQLSFTTEFEKKVENFIQEWFSDGKMVKVQTSGSTGVPKIFEIEKQKMINSAVMTCNFLGLKEGDTALLCLPVEYISGKMMVVRSVERKLRLMVAEPSLHPVENVEEEIEFCAMTPLQVENSLDKLHLIKNLIIGGAAVSESLKNKILQMNLNRSNRIFETYGMSETLSHIGLKQLMPEQEDYFTVFENVSISLDERDCLTIFAPNVNAEVLKTNDLVEIKDDKKFRFLGRIDNVINSGGAKIFPEELEALVKKEIPNEAIFMGLSDERLGQRLVLIIEGNESEEMRSKISAISFEKNFHKPKEIIFINEIPRTPNGKVNRIELHKIVSQNMQ, encoded by the coding sequence ATGCTGATAGACTTCAATAATCTCAATATTAATCAATTATCCTTTACTACCGAATTTGAAAAAAAAGTTGAAAACTTTATACAAGAATGGTTTTCTGATGGAAAAATGGTAAAAGTTCAAACTTCAGGATCTACAGGGGTTCCAAAGATTTTTGAAATTGAAAAACAGAAGATGATCAATTCTGCAGTGATGACCTGTAATTTTTTAGGATTAAAAGAAGGGGATACTGCCTTGTTATGTCTTCCTGTAGAATATATTTCAGGGAAAATGATGGTAGTGCGCTCTGTAGAAAGAAAGCTGAGGTTAATGGTGGCAGAACCCTCTTTACATCCTGTGGAAAATGTAGAGGAAGAAATAGAATTTTGTGCAATGACTCCCCTTCAGGTAGAAAACTCATTGGATAAACTTCATCTGATTAAAAACCTGATCATCGGCGGAGCGGCCGTTTCAGAAAGCCTGAAAAATAAAATTCTACAGATGAATTTGAATCGCTCAAACCGTATCTTTGAAACTTACGGAATGTCTGAGACGCTTTCTCATATTGGGTTGAAACAATTGATGCCTGAACAGGAAGATTATTTCACCGTTTTTGAGAACGTTTCCATTTCCCTGGATGAAAGAGATTGTCTTACCATTTTTGCTCCCAATGTAAATGCAGAAGTGTTGAAAACTAATGATTTAGTTGAAATTAAAGACGATAAAAAGTTTAGATTCCTTGGAAGAATAGACAATGTAATCAATTCCGGGGGCGCAAAAATTTTTCCTGAAGAACTGGAAGCTTTGGTTAAAAAAGAAATACCCAATGAAGCCATATTCATGGGACTGTCAGATGAAAGATTAGGGCAAAGGCTGGTATTAATCATAGAGGGAAATGAATCTGAGGAGATGAGAAGTAAGATATCAGCAATATCATTTGAGAAAAACTTTCATAAACCAAAAGAAATTATTTTCATTAATGAAATCCCGAGAACCCCTAACGGAAAGGTAAACAGAATAGAGCTGCATAAAATAGTCAGTCAAAATATGCAGTAA